The Miscanthus floridulus cultivar M001 chromosome 17, ASM1932011v1, whole genome shotgun sequence genome has a window encoding:
- the LOC136516167 gene encoding uncharacterized protein: protein MEMKNPLLDEQSYVKWPTRSWKRWRGCSMNVSLQWVVEVHNINMKTITMKNLVMKILVWVLDFMAAMAMVKVVRVEGIVLILISAVVVSMLNLIISVEEDVDVIIVYDLKMKMRFMMRKENADAYLEWEKLCDQIFIVHNLSDQRRVNLASVEFLGYALTWWNQVQENQRVLGRDHINTWAEIKRVMRRRFVPSSYQRDLRNRLQTLRQGSKSVDDYFKEMELLLQEQRRPAASTATPSVASAAASSSHTRGIICHKCQGQGHIAAQCPSQRIMIINEQGEWESKSEPEEEAPIYDEEIMQDKGDEIQPDDGDNNCFISRRVLSVTAVQEENNQRHNLFHTQGMIKDKLCQIIVVNGSCNNIASRELVERLGLKQRRHPSSYKMQGLNDCGALRVTNIVTIPFSIGWYNDHVECDVVPMEACQLLLGRPWLYDRDAQICGRANKIVLMYKGERITLLPLSPEEIEYEDVFLDEVPLGLPPKRGIEHQIDLVTGASLPNHAAYRTNPEETKEIQRQVEELMRKGKSLDEHVEHIQCVLAILREQKLYANLKKCTFCTDKVVFLGFVVTGQGVEVDEEKIKAVWD, encoded by the exons ATGGAGATGAAGAACCCCCTGTTGGATGAGCAGAGCTACGTCAAATGGCCAACTCGCTCTTGGAAGCGATGGAGAGGATGTTCAATGAACGTCTCCCTGCAATGGGTGGTCGAGGTTCACAACATCAACATGAAGACAATCACCATGAAGAATTTGGTGATGAAAATTCTGGTCTGGGTGCTGGATTTCATGGCCGCAATGGCGATGGTCAAGGTGGTTAGGGTGGAAGGCATCGTGCTGATTTTGATCAGCGCGGTGGTGGTCAGCATGCTGAATTTGATCATCAGCGTGGAGGAGGACGTGGACGTGATCATCGTGTATgatttgaagatgaagatgaggttcatgatga GGAAAGAAAATGCTGATGCTTATCTTGAATGGGAGAAGCTATGTGATCAGATTTTTATAGTGCACAATCTTTCTGATCAGAGGCGTGTCAACCTTGCTTCTGTTGAGTTTTTGGGTTATGCTCTCACATGGTGGAACCAAGTTCAAGAAAATCAGCGTGTGTTGGGACGTGATCATATCAACACATGGGCTGAGATTAAGAGAGTGATGAGAAGACGCTTTGTGCCATCAAGCTATCAGCGTGACCTCCGCAATAGGTTACAAACATTGAGACAAGGATCAAAATCTGTTGATGACTACTTCAAGGAGATGGAGTTACTCTTG CAAGAACAGCGACGTCCTGCTGcaagcacagcaaccccttctgttgcatcagctgctgcttcttcttcccatACCCGAGGCATTATTTGTCACAAGTGCCAAGGTCAAGGACATATTGCTGCTCAATGTCCTAGTCAAAGGATCATGATTATAAATGAGCAAGGTGAATGGGAATCTAAAAGCGAACCTGAGGAAGAAGCTCCAATAtatgatgaagaaattatgcaagaTAAAGGTGATGAAATTCAACCTGATGATGGAGACAATAATTGCTTCATTTCTCGCCGAGTGCTTAGTGTTACTGCTGTCCAAGAAGAGAATAATCAGCGGCACAATCTTTTTCACACCCAGGGCATGATCAAGGACAAGTTGTGTCAAATCATTGTTGTCAATGGCAGCTGCAATAATATTGCCAGTCGAGAATTAGTTGAAAGATTGGGACTGAAACAGCGGCGCCACCCTTCTTCATACAAGATGCAAGGGTTAAATGATTGTGGTGCGCTGCGTGTAACAAATATTGTGACCATTCCCTTCTCCATTGGGTGGTACAATGATCATGTGGAGTGTGATGTGGTTCCAATGGAAGCATGCCAATTGCTGTTAGGAAGACCTTGGTTGTATGACCGAGATGCTCAGATTTGCGGTCGCGCCAACAAGATTGTTCtcatgtacaaaggagagcgCATCACTTTGCTTCCCTTGTCACCGGAGGAGATT GAATATGAAGATGTGTTTCTGGATGAAGTGCCACTAGGACTACCACCTAAGAGAGGAAtcgaacatcaaattgatcttgtGACCGGTGCTTCACTCCCAAACCATGCTGCCTACCGCACCAACCCGGAAGAAACCAAGGAGATTCAGCGACAAGTGGAAGAATTGATGAGAAAAGG caagtctcttgatgaacatgttgaacatatccaatgtgtgcTTGCTATCCTACGTGAGCAGAAATTGTATGCTAACCTtaagaagtgcaccttttgcaccgacaaggtagtctttcttggatttgttgttacaggacaaggagtggaggtagatgaagaaaagatcaaggcTGTATGGGACTAG